Proteins encoded together in one Maricaulis maris window:
- a CDS encoding TIGR03862 family flavoprotein, with protein MTPTPSRSIIIIGAGPSGLIAAEQLATAGHRVDVYERMPTPGRKFLMAGRGGLNLTHSEPLPSFLGRYREAGDWLGPVLMQHDPSAVRAWCEGLDQPTFVGSSGRVFPDAMKASPLLRAWRTRLETLGVALHLRHLWTGWDEGGALTFDTPDGAVTARADATLLALGGASWPRLGSDGGWAGLLSSRGVDLVGFSASNCGVEISWSAITQDRFAGAPLKTIALTLNGERVAGEAMIARYGLEGGAVYALSAPIREALASGETTGEAVTLSLDLKPARSEEEMAAWLGKARKGQSLTNTLRKAGLTPQAISVLRDAVPDLPRDPAALARLIKAVPLTVTAQRGLDRAISSAGGIARDAVDDRFMITALPGVFAAGEMLDWDAPTGGYLLQASFATGVAAARGIEAWLGTADAG; from the coding sequence ATGACCCCCACACCCTCCCGATCGATCATCATTATCGGCGCCGGCCCGTCCGGCCTGATCGCCGCCGAACAGCTCGCCACTGCCGGGCATCGTGTTGATGTCTATGAGCGGATGCCGACACCGGGCCGCAAGTTCCTGATGGCGGGGCGCGGCGGGTTGAACCTGACCCACTCCGAGCCTCTGCCCAGCTTCCTTGGCCGCTACCGCGAGGCTGGAGACTGGCTCGGGCCTGTCCTGATGCAGCACGACCCGTCGGCAGTGCGGGCCTGGTGCGAAGGCCTCGACCAGCCAACCTTTGTCGGCTCCTCGGGCCGTGTCTTCCCGGATGCCATGAAAGCCTCGCCCCTGCTGCGCGCCTGGCGGACCCGGCTGGAAACGCTGGGCGTCGCTTTGCACCTGCGTCACCTGTGGACCGGATGGGATGAAGGCGGAGCCCTGACCTTCGACACACCGGACGGTGCCGTCACGGCTCGGGCCGACGCGACCCTGCTGGCGCTTGGCGGAGCGAGCTGGCCGCGACTGGGCTCCGATGGGGGCTGGGCAGGTCTGCTGTCCTCACGCGGCGTGGATCTGGTCGGGTTCTCGGCCTCCAATTGCGGCGTCGAGATCAGCTGGAGTGCAATCACACAGGACCGCTTTGCCGGCGCGCCCCTGAAGACCATCGCGCTGACCCTCAATGGCGAACGCGTGGCCGGCGAGGCGATGATCGCGCGTTATGGCCTGGAAGGCGGCGCCGTCTATGCGCTGTCGGCACCGATCCGCGAGGCGCTTGCGTCGGGCGAGACAACAGGCGAGGCCGTGACGCTCAGCCTCGACCTCAAGCCGGCGCGCAGTGAAGAGGAGATGGCGGCGTGGCTCGGCAAGGCGAGGAAGGGCCAGTCACTGACCAATACGCTGCGCAAGGCCGGCCTGACGCCGCAGGCGATCTCGGTGCTGCGCGATGCCGTGCCGGATCTGCCCCGTGATCCCGCCGCGCTGGCGCGGCTGATCAAGGCGGTGCCTCTGACCGTGACGGCCCAGCGCGGGCTCGACCGGGCGATCTCCTCGGCCGGCGGGATTGCCCGCGATGCGGTCGATGACCGTTTCATGATCACGGCGCTGCCGGGCGTCTTTGCCGCCGGCGAGATGCTCGACTGGGACGCGCCGACCGGCGGCTATCTGTTGCAGGCCAGTTTTGCGACCGGCGTTGCCGCCGCGCGCGGGATCGAAGCCTGGCTCGGGACGGCCGACGCCGGCTAG
- the dapE gene encoding succinyl-diaminopimelate desuccinylase, with amino-acid sequence MNTLEDLANPLPLAQALIRRPSITPADAGALGVLEAALEQLGFACRRYPFGEVDNLYARRGTASPCFLFAGHTDVVPPGAEADWQKPPFAAEAGDDGMLWGRGAADMKGAIAAMVASVQRLLDESGEPDGSIAFLITGDEEGPAIHGTKAVLAALAEEGERFDHCLVGEPTNPNVLGDTIKSGRRGSLNCTLTVTGRQGHVAYPERAENPIPALLTVLNRLLARKLDDGVSPFQPSNLEVTSIDVGNPTTNVIPASATARFNIRFNIAHTGDQLSTWIREEAAMVDLDFDGSITADIHVTGEAFLTPAGPFTTLLQDCIQAETGRRPALTTGGGTSDARFIQLYAPVAEFGLVGATMHQVDERVPVSDIETLTAIYTRILSQYFRDRPA; translated from the coding sequence ATGAACACGCTTGAAGATCTCGCCAACCCGCTGCCCCTCGCCCAGGCCCTGATCCGTCGCCCGTCGATCACGCCGGCCGATGCCGGTGCGCTGGGTGTGCTGGAAGCGGCCCTGGAGCAGCTCGGCTTTGCCTGTCGGCGCTATCCGTTCGGCGAGGTTGATAATCTCTATGCCCGTCGCGGCACAGCCTCGCCCTGCTTCCTGTTCGCCGGGCATACCGACGTCGTTCCGCCCGGTGCCGAGGCCGACTGGCAAAAACCGCCCTTCGCTGCCGAAGCGGGGGATGACGGGATGTTGTGGGGCCGCGGGGCCGCCGACATGAAAGGCGCCATCGCGGCGATGGTGGCCTCGGTCCAGCGCCTGCTCGATGAGAGCGGCGAACCGGACGGCTCGATCGCCTTCCTGATCACCGGCGACGAGGAAGGCCCGGCCATCCATGGCACCAAGGCCGTCCTGGCCGCGCTGGCCGAGGAGGGCGAACGCTTTGATCACTGCCTGGTCGGCGAACCAACCAATCCGAATGTGCTGGGCGATACCATCAAGTCCGGACGCCGCGGCTCCCTGAACTGTACCCTGACCGTGACCGGTCGCCAGGGCCATGTCGCCTATCCCGAGCGCGCCGAGAACCCGATCCCGGCCCTCCTGACCGTGCTGAACCGCCTGCTCGCCCGCAAGCTCGACGACGGCGTTTCGCCCTTCCAGCCGTCCAATCTGGAAGTGACCTCGATCGATGTCGGCAATCCGACCACCAATGTCATCCCGGCAAGCGCGACCGCCCGCTTCAATATCCGCTTCAACATCGCCCATACCGGCGATCAGCTGTCCACCTGGATCCGCGAGGAAGCGGCGATGGTCGATCTCGACTTCGACGGTAGCATCACCGCCGACATCCATGTCACCGGCGAGGCCTTCCTGACGCCGGCCGGCCCGTTCACCACCCTGCTGCAGGACTGCATCCAGGCTGAGACCGGCCGTCGCCCCGCCCTGACCACCGGCGGCGGAACCAGCGATGCCCGCTTCATCCAGCTCTACGCCCCGGTCGCCGAATTCGGCCTGGTCGGTGCCACCATGCACCAGGTCGACGAACGGGTCCCGGTCAGCGATATCGAGACCCTGACCGCGATCTATACCCGCATCCTGAGCCAGTATTTCAGGGACCGCCCGGCATGA
- a CDS encoding cupin domain-containing protein — protein MPKFSIAEIEETGGTGYPPEFAGVVDGRLVRRLTDPAGLTQFGVNLVRLKPGAWSAQRHWHTHEDEFAVVMEGEAMLVTNAGETPMRAGDCVGFPAGEPDGHCLINRSQADCVFLVVGGRLDADGAHYPDIDLEAKPGRYSGPGRFTRKDGTPY, from the coding sequence ATGCCCAAATTCTCCATTGCCGAGATCGAGGAAACCGGCGGGACCGGTTATCCTCCCGAATTTGCCGGTGTTGTCGATGGCCGTCTGGTGCGCCGTTTGACCGACCCGGCCGGCCTCACCCAGTTCGGGGTCAATCTGGTTCGCCTGAAGCCGGGCGCCTGGTCCGCCCAGCGCCACTGGCACACGCATGAGGACGAGTTCGCTGTTGTGATGGAGGGCGAGGCCATGCTGGTCACCAATGCCGGCGAAACGCCGATGCGGGCGGGGGACTGCGTCGGCTTCCCGGCGGGTGAGCCGGACGGGCATTGCCTGATCAACCGGTCGCAGGCTGACTGCGTCTTCCTGGTGGTTGGCGGGCGGCTTGACGCTGACGGGGCGCACTATCCCGATATCGATCTGGAAGCCAAGCCCGGCCGCTATTCCGGCCCCGGCCGGTTCACGCGCAAGGATGGCACGCCCTATTGA
- the truA gene encoding tRNA pseudouridine(38-40) synthase TruA: MPRYKITVEYDGTPFAGWQRQDNAPSVQESLERAAEALDGGPVLVYGAGRTDSGVHALGQVAHLDLTKDLAADKVRDAINYHLKPDPVAVVEAERVSEDFHARFSATQRHYLYRMIDRRAPLTLDRGQVWRVPRKLDAEAMHHAAQALVGQHDFSTFRDAQCQAESPVKTLDMISVSRYGDEVQLTCSARSFLHRQVRSIVGSLVEVGVGKWSARDFKRVLDAADRSRCGPVAPSDGLYLTAVDYPPAD; the protein is encoded by the coding sequence ATGCCCCGCTACAAGATCACCGTCGAATATGACGGCACCCCGTTCGCCGGCTGGCAGCGACAGGACAATGCGCCTTCGGTCCAGGAAAGCCTCGAACGGGCGGCCGAGGCACTCGATGGTGGGCCGGTGCTGGTCTATGGCGCCGGCCGGACCGATAGCGGCGTTCACGCGCTGGGCCAGGTTGCCCATCTCGATCTCACCAAGGACCTCGCCGCCGACAAGGTGCGCGACGCGATCAATTATCACCTCAAACCCGATCCGGTCGCGGTCGTCGAGGCGGAGCGGGTCAGCGAGGACTTTCATGCCCGTTTTTCGGCCACCCAGCGCCACTATCTCTACCGCATGATTGACCGCCGGGCGCCGCTGACGCTGGATCGCGGTCAGGTCTGGCGGGTTCCGCGCAAGCTCGACGCCGAGGCCATGCACCATGCCGCCCAGGCACTGGTCGGCCAGCATGACTTCTCCACTTTCCGCGATGCCCAGTGCCAGGCTGAAAGCCCGGTCAAGACGCTCGATATGATCTCGGTCTCGCGCTATGGCGACGAGGTCCAGCTGACCTGTTCGGCGCGCTCCTTCCTGCACCGCCAGGTCCGCTCGATTGTCGGCTCGCTGGTCGAGGTCGGGGTCGGCAAATGGTCGGCGCGCGACTTCAAGCGGGTGCTGGACGCCGCCGATCGCAGCCGCTGCGGTCCGGTCGCCCCGTCGGACGGGCTCTACCTGACCGCGGTTGATTATCCGCCCGCCGACTAG
- a CDS encoding aspartate decarboxylase, producing MSEDKTTDKPAAKDPAAPYGSADNPSEFDVLHRMGSDEPYFIIRGGDPLSDALVELHAYIGAGQSGAAHDTLERILALTSQKPPRPVGSPKYRETFKISVSMERFRETHGRSH from the coding sequence ATGAGCGAAGACAAGACCACCGACAAGCCGGCAGCCAAGGATCCCGCTGCTCCCTATGGCTCGGCCGACAACCCGTCCGAATTCGACGTGCTGCACCGGATGGGGTCGGACGAACCCTATTTCATCATCCGCGGCGGCGACCCGCTGTCCGACGCCCTGGTCGAGCTGCATGCCTATATCGGGGCCGGCCAGTCCGGCGCCGCACACGACACGCTCGAGCGCATCCTGGCCCTGACCTCGCAGAAGCCGCCGCGTCCGGTCGGCTCGCCGAAATACCGTGAGACCTTCAAGATCTCGGTCTCCATGGAACGCTTCCGCGAGACGCACGGCCGCTCGCACTAG
- the dapD gene encoding 2,3,4,5-tetrahydropyridine-2,6-dicarboxylate N-succinyltransferase, whose translation MTDTALITTIETAWDNRDGISADTTGEVREAVETAINLLDSGRARVASREGNGDWGVHQWLKKAVLLGFRLNPMGLVDGGVAGSRWWDKVPSKFEGWGEAEFKSAGFRAVPPCAVRRGSFIAPGAVLMPSYVNLGAYVDEGTMIDTWSTVGSCAQIGKNVHISGGVGIGGVLEPLQAGPVIIEDDVFVGARSEVAEGVIVRQGAVISMGVFLGQSTKIVDRETGEITRGEIPSYAVVVPGTLPDPKGGPSLACAVIVKRVDAQTRSKTAINDLLR comes from the coding sequence CGAGGTCCGCGAGGCCGTCGAGACCGCGATCAACCTGCTCGACAGCGGTCGGGCGCGGGTTGCCTCGCGTGAGGGCAATGGTGACTGGGGGGTGCATCAATGGCTGAAGAAGGCCGTACTGCTCGGCTTCCGGCTCAACCCGATGGGGCTTGTTGATGGCGGTGTGGCCGGGTCGCGCTGGTGGGACAAGGTGCCGTCGAAGTTCGAGGGCTGGGGCGAGGCCGAGTTCAAGTCGGCCGGCTTCCGCGCCGTGCCGCCCTGCGCCGTGCGGCGTGGCTCCTTCATCGCCCCGGGTGCCGTGCTGATGCCGAGCTATGTCAATCTCGGGGCCTATGTCGACGAAGGGACGATGATCGATACCTGGTCGACGGTCGGGTCCTGCGCCCAGATCGGCAAGAATGTGCATATCTCGGGCGGTGTCGGGATTGGCGGCGTGCTCGAGCCGCTGCAGGCCGGGCCGGTAATCATCGAGGATGATGTCTTCGTCGGCGCCCGTTCGGAAGTCGCCGAGGGCGTGATCGTGCGCCAGGGGGCTGTCATCTCGATGGGTGTCTTCCTCGGCCAGTCGACCAAGATCGTCGACCGTGAAACCGGTGAGATCACCCGCGGCGAGATCCCGTCCTATGCCGTCGTCGTTCCCGGCACCCTGCCCGACCCGAAGGGCGGTCCGTCACTGGCGTGTGCCGTGATCGTCAAGCGCGTCGACGCGCAGACCCGCTCGAAGACGGCGATCAACGACCTGCTGCGCTAG
- a CDS encoding GNAT family N-acetyltransferase — protein sequence MTDDIILRRGMPTDHVALGEVMYAAVRNGPSRYTPAQQVAWVPEPRRGTEWDSRLSGQRIVVAEAGGEIIGFMTLAPPDYVDFAYIRPDRQGRGLFRRLYDAVEAIARENGQVRLTVHASLMARPAFAAVGFAVTAPEEVELRGEIFKRFAMEKQLAPQ from the coding sequence ATGACCGATGACATCATCCTCCGTCGGGGCATGCCGACGGATCATGTGGCCTTGGGCGAGGTAATGTACGCGGCAGTCCGCAATGGGCCAAGCCGCTACACACCGGCCCAGCAGGTCGCCTGGGTGCCCGAACCGCGTCGCGGTACGGAGTGGGATTCGCGGCTGTCGGGCCAGAGGATCGTCGTGGCGGAAGCCGGCGGCGAGATCATCGGCTTCATGACGCTTGCGCCACCCGATTATGTCGACTTCGCCTATATCCGGCCGGACCGGCAGGGCCGCGGCCTGTTCCGCCGTCTCTACGACGCTGTCGAGGCCATCGCCCGTGAAAACGGTCAGGTCCGCCTCACCGTCCATGCCAGCTTGATGGCGAGGCCCGCCTTCGCTGCGGTCGGCTTTGCGGTGACGGCTCCGGAAGAGGTCGAGCTGCGCGGCGAAATCTTCAAGCGTTTTGCAATGGAAAAGCAGCTCGCCCCTCAATAG